From Osmerus mordax isolate fOsmMor3 chromosome 8, fOsmMor3.pri, whole genome shotgun sequence, a single genomic window includes:
- the atraid gene encoding all-trans retinoic acid-induced differentiation factor isoform X2, whose translation MTTRYWHYRAVLILIIHLCLFASCQHTDLQLCQRCNGTLQNATALGLYCTSVEGLVDGRCCLRNDNTSEAANVIGDLSLNPIFNLSDSVFQGFIQLNYINLPANLGCPGGNASWEKVEVKGDSCLCEGQKNFCNQTGQMSLNCPENSLCAPYGPGLFECSCVHNFHGYKCLREGEFPLVLVFGPLAASTVGVSILLWVTQRRKAKSV comes from the exons ATGACAACTAGGTATTGGCATTATAGAGCAGTACTCATATTAATCATACATTTATGTTTATTTGCAAGCTGCCAACACACTGACCTGCAG CTATGCCAGCGCTGTAACGGGACACTTCAGAATGCCACCGCATTGGGACTGTATTGCACTTCAGTCGAGGGTCTGGTCGACGGCCGTTGCTGTTTGCGAAATGACAACACAAGCGAAGCTGCCAACGTCATTGG AGATCTGTCACTCAACCCTATTTTCAACTTGAGTGATTCAGTGTTTCAAGGATTTATTCAGTTAAATTACAT CAATCTGCCTGCGAATCTTGGATGTCCAGGTGGGAATGCATCCTGGGAGAAAGTGGAAGTCAAAGGTGACAGTTGTCTTTGTGAAGGTCAGAAGAACTTTTGTAACCAGACTGGACAGATGT CTTTAAATTGCCCAGAGAACTCCCTCTGTGCTCCTTATGGCCCTGGTCTCTTTGAGTGCAGCTGTGTACACAACTTCCATGGATACAAGTGTCTGAGAGAG GGAGAGTTCCCTCTCGTCCTGGTGTTTGGGCCTCTGGCGGCCTCCACTGTTGGGGTCTCCATCCTGCTGTGGGTGACCCAGAGACGCAAGGCTAAATCAGTCTGA
- the eif2b4 gene encoding translation initiation factor eIF-2B subunit delta, translating into MSQATVNMADTGEAVADGLAGDITRAKVEGKELTKEEKQRLRKEKKQQKKQKDKKGENDEKAPLERDKEKPVTPSSTPLSMKPPTQKAPSAVPAPSTASLPIPIPMPASEAPGPSPSPTSADKPVKSKAELKAERRARQEADRASKQGKKGGEPGPQASSSKPKAPPNELQPVVKRLPEHVQVDDPAVVKKLAKKLERQQIPLRSDYGYKVSLFSHLHQYSKKAPLTQQISIPSTVIHPSVVRLGLQYSQGIVAGSNARSVALLHAFKQVIRDYNTPPNEELSRDLVNKLKPYISFLNQCRPLSASMGNAIKYIKKEISNIPSQCKEEEAKNKLQTCIDSYINEKITLAAEAIYEYAIEKISDGDVILVYGCSSLVNHILCEASEKSRKFRVIVVDSRPRLEGREALRRLVQRGIRCTYVLISALSYILPEVSKVFLGAHALLANGYVMSRVGTSQVALVAKAFNVPVLVCCETYKFCERVQTDSFVSNELGDPDDLMVTRKGKTQLEHWQEVPSLGLLNLVYDVTPPDFVDLVITELGMIPCTSVPVVLRVKNVDQ; encoded by the exons ATGAGCCAAGCTACCGTAAACATGGCTGACACGGGAGAAGCAG TTGCAGATGGACTTGCAGGTGACATTACACGTGCAAAG GTTGAAGGAAAGGAGTTGACCAAAGAGGAAAAACAAAgactgaggaaggagaagaaacaGCAGAAGAAACAGAAAGATAAAAAGGGTGAGAACGATGAAAAGGCCCCGTTggaaagagataaagaaaagCCTGTCACCCCATCCTCGACACCACTGTCTATGAAACCTCCAACACAAAAAG CTCCCTCAGCAGTGCCTGCACCTTCAACtgcatctctccccatccccatccccatgCCTGCCTCTGAAGCTCctggccctagccccagccccacctctgcAGACAAGCCTGTTAAGAGTAAAGCTGAACTAAAGGCAGAGAGGCGTGCACGGCAAGAGGCCGACCGGGCATCCAAACAGGGCAAGAAGGGCGGAGAGCCCGGCCCACAGGCCTCTTCCAGCAAACCCAAGGCTCCCCCAAATGAACTCCAGCCAG TGGTGAAACGACTTCCAGAACATGTCCAAGTAGATGACCCTGCAGTGGTGAAAAAACTTGCCAAGAAGTTGGAAAGACAACAG ATCCCGCTCAGGTCCGACTACGGGTACAAAGTCAGCCTCTTCTCTCACCTTCATCAGTACAGCAAGAAAGCTCCTCTCACACAGCAGATCAG CATCCCCTCCACGGTGATCCACCCCTCGGTTGTGCGGTTGGGTCTGCAGTACTCCCAGGGCATCGTGGCAGGATCCAACGCTCGCTCGGTGGCTCTTCTCCATGCCTTCAAACAG gtCATAAGGGACTACAACACCCCTCCCAATGAGGAGCTGTCGAGGGACTTGGTGAACAAGCTGAAGCCCTATATCAG TTTTCTTAATCAGTGTCGCCCTCTATCAGCAAGTATGGGAAATGCGATCAAATACATCAAGAAGGAGATCTCCAATATACCCAGTCAGtgcaaagaggaggag GCCAAGAATAAGCTGCAGACTTGTATAGACAGTTATATCAATGAGAAGATCACCCTGGCAGCCGAAGCCATATACGAATATGCTATAGAGAAGATCAGTGACGGAGATGTCATTCTAGTATATGGATG ttcATCCTTGGTCAACCACATCCTATGCGAGGCCTCTGAGAAGAGCAGGAAGTTCCGAGTGATCGTGGTGGACAGCAGGCCTCGtctggagggcagggaggcTCTGAGGAGACTGGTCCAGAGAGGCATCCGCTGCACCTATGTTCTCATCTCAGCCCTCTCCTACATCCTACCCGAG gTATCTAAAGTGTTCTTGGGCGCCCACGCACTGCTGGCCAATGGCTACGTGATGTCCCGGGTGGGGACATCTCAGGTGGCGCTGGTGGCCAAGGCCTTCAATGTGCCTGTGCTGGTGTGCTGCGAGACCTACAAGTTCTGCGAGAGGGTCCAGACGGACTCGTTTGTGTCCAACGAGCTAG GCGACCCTGATGACCTGATGGTGACCCGGAAAGGGAAGACGCAGCTGGAGCACTGGCAGGAAGTGCCCTCGCTGGGCCTGCTAAACTTGGTCTATGATGTCACGCCTCCGGACTTTGTGGACCTGGTGATCACAGAGCTGGGCATGATACCCTGCACCTCGGTCCCCGTGGTCCTGCGGGTCAAAAACGTGGATCAGTGA
- the atraid gene encoding all-trans retinoic acid-induced differentiation factor isoform X1 produces the protein MTTRYWHYRAVLILIIHLCLFASCQHTDLQLCQRCNGTLQNATALGLYCTSVEGLVDGRCCLRNDNTSEAANVIGLDLSNCNLKHVDDLQEASTAIMIDLSLNPIFNLSDSVFQGFIQLNYINLPANLGCPGGNASWEKVEVKGDSCLCEGQKNFCNQTGQMSLNCPENSLCAPYGPGLFECSCVHNFHGYKCLREGEFPLVLVFGPLAASTVGVSILLWVTQRRKAKSV, from the exons ATGACAACTAGGTATTGGCATTATAGAGCAGTACTCATATTAATCATACATTTATGTTTATTTGCAAGCTGCCAACACACTGACCTGCAG CTATGCCAGCGCTGTAACGGGACACTTCAGAATGCCACCGCATTGGGACTGTATTGCACTTCAGTCGAGGGTCTGGTCGACGGCCGTTGCTGTTTGCGAAATGACAACACAAGCGAAGCTGCCAACGTCATTGG ATTGGATCTTTCAAACTGTAATTTGAAACATGTGGATGACCTTCAAGAAGCATCTACTGCTATAATGAT AGATCTGTCACTCAACCCTATTTTCAACTTGAGTGATTCAGTGTTTCAAGGATTTATTCAGTTAAATTACAT CAATCTGCCTGCGAATCTTGGATGTCCAGGTGGGAATGCATCCTGGGAGAAAGTGGAAGTCAAAGGTGACAGTTGTCTTTGTGAAGGTCAGAAGAACTTTTGTAACCAGACTGGACAGATGT CTTTAAATTGCCCAGAGAACTCCCTCTGTGCTCCTTATGGCCCTGGTCTCTTTGAGTGCAGCTGTGTACACAACTTCCATGGATACAAGTGTCTGAGAGAG GGAGAGTTCCCTCTCGTCCTGGTGTTTGGGCCTCTGGCGGCCTCCACTGTTGGGGTCTCCATCCTGCTGTGGGTGACCCAGAGACGCAAGGCTAAATCAGTCTGA